From one Deinococcus sp. YIM 134068 genomic stretch:
- a CDS encoding FecR domain-containing protein, with the protein MAVWMGVCVLLAGGVTRAAPPSSQGGAPLRVQYLTGRAELLGEGNVWRAASGTPTVALGLRVGTGRARVASTGGKYAGSVLLASASRLGVLRDEANLLEGNFLLEGPVAVHVRGKHLVMDRAGRARVDLRGDVTRRVAVTSGSLRVALGGRAVTVGEGQQLDLASGSVSAFREEDPWYAAQFTGVGEATVQALRGTVRVTRGAEIRPAAVRDRLNPGERLTTGEGSWAEVEFTGGGYLRLQSHSELSVTGAEGTGRGREVTLQLSRGSAWNVVPGSPGTPGGLQLSTPVVSTAARGTVFRVDAGGRVKVLDEAVAGPSQSTAADAEAPRPLTLTLDPVRGRVRDLTLSARSLPDARVTATVAGRRLSLTREGDRFRLGRLDPPLPEGTYTVRVSAQRRGEAATRWQTVVIDRTPPALSALRAERVGRSLTVTGTVRDDGPVTLTTRLGDQTFTRRVQGNFRWLLPAPGTPPRIVARDEAGNESYANLP; encoded by the coding sequence ATGGCCGTCTGGATGGGCGTCTGCGTCCTGCTTGCCGGGGGCGTGACGCGGGCGGCCCCTCCCAGTTCCCAGGGGGGAGCGCCCCTGCGGGTGCAGTATCTGACGGGCCGCGCCGAACTGCTCGGGGAGGGCAACGTGTGGCGGGCGGCGAGCGGCACGCCCACCGTCGCGCTGGGGCTGCGGGTGGGCACGGGCCGGGCGCGCGTGGCGAGCACGGGCGGCAAGTACGCGGGCAGCGTGCTGCTGGCGAGCGCGTCGCGGCTGGGGGTGTTGCGCGACGAGGCGAACTTGCTGGAGGGCAACTTCCTGCTGGAGGGGCCGGTGGCCGTTCACGTGCGGGGCAAGCATCTGGTGATGGACCGGGCGGGGCGGGCACGGGTGGACCTGCGGGGCGACGTGACCCGCCGCGTCGCCGTGACGAGCGGCAGCCTGCGGGTGGCCCTGGGCGGGCGCGCCGTCACCGTGGGCGAGGGGCAGCAACTCGACCTGGCCTCTGGGTCGGTCTCGGCCTTCCGGGAGGAGGACCCGTGGTACGCCGCGCAGTTCACCGGGGTCGGTGAGGCCACCGTTCAGGCCCTGCGCGGGACGGTGCGGGTGACGCGCGGGGCGGAGATCAGGCCCGCCGCCGTGCGCGACCGCCTCAATCCCGGCGAGCGCCTCACCACCGGGGAGGGGTCGTGGGCGGAGGTGGAGTTCACGGGGGGCGGCTACCTGCGGCTCCAGTCGCACAGCGAGCTGAGCGTCACGGGGGCCGAGGGGACCGGGCGGGGCCGCGAGGTCACGTTGCAGCTCTCACGTGGCAGCGCCTGGAACGTGGTTCCGGGCAGTCCGGGCACGCCCGGCGGCCTCCAGCTCAGCACCCCGGTCGTCAGCACCGCCGCGCGCGGAACGGTCTTCCGGGTGGACGCGGGTGGGCGCGTCAAGGTACTGGACGAGGCGGTGGCCGGTCCCAGCCAGAGCACGGCGGCGGACGCGGAGGCACCGCGTCCCCTCACCCTGACCCTCGACCCGGTGCGGGGCCGCGTGCGGGACCTCACCCTCTCGGCGCGCAGCCTGCCCGACGCGCGGGTGACGGCCACCGTCGCGGGCCGCCGCCTCTCCCTCACGCGGGAGGGCGACCGCTTCCGGCTGGGGCGGCTGGACCCCCCGCTCCCCGAGGGCACCTACACCGTGCGGGTGAGCGCCCAGCGGCGGGGCGAGGCGGCGACCCGCTGGCAGACGGTGGTGATCGACCGCACGCCGCCCGCCCTGAGCGCCCTGCGCGCCGAGCGGGTGGGCCGCTCCCTGACGGTGACGGGCACGGTGCGTGACGACGGCCCCGTGACGCTGACGACGCGGCTGGGCGACCAGACCTTCACCCGGCGGGTACAGGGGAACTTCCGGTGGCTGCTGCCCGCGCCGGGCACGCCGCCCCGGATCGTGGCGCGCGACGAGGCGGGGAACGAGAGCTATGCCAACCTCCCCTGA